A section of the Alkalihalobacillus sp. LMS39 genome encodes:
- the fabD gene encoding ACP S-malonyltransferase produces MGKIAFIFPGQGSQYVGMGQDMNNEKEEIKQIFEKADSRLGYSLSDIMFCGPEETLKRTEHTQPALLTMSVAVLELLKSYEITPDFVAGHSLGEYSALVAAGALQFEDAVYTVRQRGLFMEEAVPFGEGAMAAVLGMESENLAVITEEVTAGGNLVQLANLNCPGQIVISGTAKGVEMASEKAKEAGAKRVIPLSVSGPFHSALMKPAANRLKEVLETIAIEDASVPVIANVTAQEVRSAADIREKLVEQVYSPVQWENSVRTMLEQGVDTFIEIGAGNVLSGLVKKVQRRVNVHAISNQESLQKAVEAMKG; encoded by the coding sequence ATGGGGAAAATTGCATTTATCTTTCCGGGACAAGGATCACAGTATGTTGGAATGGGTCAAGACATGAACAATGAAAAAGAAGAAATCAAACAAATTTTTGAAAAAGCAGATTCTCGTTTAGGTTATTCATTGTCTGATATTATGTTTTGTGGTCCAGAAGAAACACTTAAACGGACAGAGCATACACAACCCGCGTTATTAACGATGAGTGTGGCGGTGTTAGAGTTATTGAAATCTTATGAAATCACCCCTGATTTTGTTGCTGGCCATAGTTTAGGTGAATATAGTGCCCTTGTTGCGGCCGGAGCATTGCAGTTTGAAGATGCTGTTTATACGGTAAGGCAAAGAGGATTATTTATGGAAGAGGCCGTTCCCTTTGGCGAAGGAGCAATGGCTGCCGTTTTAGGAATGGAAAGTGAGAATCTTGCAGTGATAACAGAAGAGGTTACAGCGGGAGGTAACCTTGTCCAACTTGCAAATTTAAATTGTCCTGGGCAAATTGTGATTAGTGGAACGGCTAAAGGTGTGGAAATGGCATCAGAAAAAGCGAAAGAAGCTGGAGCAAAAAGGGTAATCCCTTTATCAGTTAGTGGCCCGTTCCACTCAGCTTTAATGAAACCAGCAGCTAATCGCCTTAAAGAGGTATTAGAGACGATAGCCATTGAAGATGCAAGTGTCCCCGTTATTGCTAATGTAACAGCACAAGAAGTTCGTTCTGCTGCCGATATTCGAGAAAAATTAGTAGAGCAAGTATATTCTCCTGTGCAGTGGGAAAACAGTGTACGAACGATGTTAGAGCAAGGTGTCGATACATTTATTGAAATTGGAGCGGGTAATGTTTTATCTGGACTCGTCAAAAAAGTACAACGTCGAGTTAATGTTCATGCTATTAGTAACCAAGAGAGTCTTCAAAAAGCGGTTGAAGCAATGAAAGGGTGA
- the spoVM gene encoding stage V sporulation protein SpoVM: MKFYTIKLPKFIGGFVRAVLSSFKKG; this comes from the coding sequence ATGAAATTTTATACGATTAAACTACCTAAGTTCATTGGTGGTTTTGTAAGAGCAGTATTAAGTTCGTTTAAAAAAGGGTAA
- the rpmB gene encoding 50S ribosomal protein L28: MARKCHITGKQARTGNKRSHALNKTKRKWGVNVQKVRILVDGKPKRVYVSARALKSGKVERA, translated from the coding sequence ATGGCACGTAAATGTCACATTACTGGTAAACAAGCACGTACTGGTAACAAACGTTCCCACGCTCTGAATAAAACAAAGCGTAAATGGGGTGTTAACGTACAAAAAGTACGTATTTTAGTAGACGGCAAACCAAAACGCGTTTATGTATCTGCTCGCGCATTAAAGTCTGGCAAAGTAGAACGCGCGTAA
- the plsX gene encoding phosphate acyltransferase PlsX, which yields MRIAMDGMGGDKAPKAPVEAAMRAIKQFPNLEITIVGNEAEIRQYLTDDTKISVIHTTEKIEDTDTPTTAVRRKKDASMVLAIKEVKEGRADAVISAGNTGALMTAGLLHVGRIKGIDRPALAPMLPTLDGRGFLLLDVGANMDAKQEHLFQYAVMGHIYMQMVKKRNTPRVGLLNVGTEEGKGNELTKLAFPLLQEGNFHFIGNVEARDLLTGVGDVIVCDGFSGNLVLKSTEGAGRSLFSLIKTELTSSLFSKLVAGLLKSSFLRVKAKMDYSEYGGAALFGLKAPVIKSHGSSDSTAFFETIVQAKDMVEEHVVTTIQSELVKYEQQRSKGEL from the coding sequence ATGCGTATTGCGATGGATGGTATGGGTGGCGATAAAGCACCAAAAGCACCAGTAGAAGCAGCGATGAGAGCGATAAAACAGTTTCCAAATCTTGAAATTACGATTGTAGGAAATGAAGCAGAAATTCGCCAATATTTAACAGATGACACAAAAATCTCTGTCATACATACAACAGAAAAAATAGAAGATACAGATACGCCAACAACTGCTGTAAGAAGGAAAAAAGACGCGTCGATGGTACTTGCGATTAAAGAAGTGAAAGAAGGCCGTGCCGATGCTGTCATCTCAGCTGGAAATACCGGCGCGCTTATGACGGCAGGGCTTTTACACGTTGGTCGAATTAAAGGAATTGACCGACCAGCATTAGCCCCGATGCTCCCAACGTTAGATGGAAGAGGGTTTCTCCTTCTTGATGTAGGAGCAAATATGGATGCAAAGCAAGAGCATTTATTTCAATATGCGGTCATGGGGCATATTTATATGCAAATGGTAAAAAAACGTAATACACCTCGAGTAGGGTTGCTAAATGTAGGAACTGAAGAGGGCAAAGGAAATGAACTAACAAAACTAGCATTTCCTCTCTTACAAGAAGGAAACTTTCATTTTATTGGAAATGTAGAAGCAAGGGATTTACTAACAGGTGTTGGTGATGTCATTGTTTGTGATGGCTTTTCTGGAAACTTAGTGTTGAAGTCAACTGAAGGAGCGGGCCGTTCTCTTTTTTCGCTCATCAAAACGGAATTAACGAGCTCATTATTTAGTAAACTCGTTGCCGGGTTGTTAAAATCTAGTTTCCTTCGCGTGAAAGCAAAGATGGATTATTCTGAATATGGTGGAGCAGCGTTATTTGGATTAAAAGCACCTGTCATTAAGTCACATGGTTCTTCTGATTCTACCGCGTTTTTTGAGACGATTGTTCAGGCAAAAGACATGGTAGAGGAGCATGTTGTCACAACAATACAGTCTGAGCTCGTGAAGTATGAGCAACAAAGAAGTAAAGGAGAATTGTAA
- the sdaAA gene encoding L-serine ammonia-lyase, iron-sulfur-dependent, subunit alpha: MFRNVAELVELAESKQIKISEVMILQEMEVTGRSREEIMSQMEKNLDVMEQAVERGITENIKSVSGLTGGDAVLLQQYIEKGNTLTGSTLLDAVSKAVATNEVNAAMGTICATPTAGSAGVVPGTLFGLKNKLKPTKEQMVHYLFAAGAFGFVVANNASISGAAGGCQAEVGSASGMAAAAIVELAGGTPAQSAEAMAIALKNMLGLVCDPVAGLVEVPCVKRNAMGAAIAMTAADMALAGITSRIPCDEVIDAMYKIGETMPVALRETAQGGLAATPTGRALEVKIFGIPLDKK; the protein is encoded by the coding sequence ATGTTTCGAAATGTGGCAGAACTTGTGGAATTAGCGGAGTCAAAACAAATTAAAATCTCAGAAGTCATGATTCTTCAAGAAATGGAAGTAACAGGGCGTTCCCGAGAAGAGATCATGTCGCAAATGGAAAAAAACTTGGATGTAATGGAGCAAGCGGTAGAACGAGGAATTACCGAAAATATAAAGTCAGTCTCGGGTTTAACCGGTGGAGACGCGGTATTACTTCAGCAATATATTGAAAAAGGCAATACATTAACGGGCTCCACACTATTAGATGCGGTAAGCAAGGCTGTCGCAACAAATGAAGTGAATGCTGCTATGGGAACGATCTGTGCAACGCCAACAGCAGGATCTGCTGGTGTTGTACCTGGAACTCTTTTCGGACTGAAAAATAAATTAAAGCCGACGAAAGAACAGATGGTACATTATTTGTTTGCAGCGGGTGCTTTTGGATTTGTAGTAGCCAATAATGCTTCTATTTCAGGTGCTGCAGGGGGCTGTCAAGCCGAAGTAGGGTCTGCGTCAGGAATGGCAGCAGCAGCCATTGTAGAGCTTGCTGGAGGGACGCCAGCCCAAAGTGCAGAGGCGATGGCGATCGCATTAAAAAATATGTTAGGACTCGTTTGTGACCCTGTCGCAGGCTTAGTTGAAGTTCCCTGTGTGAAACGGAACGCAATGGGAGCAGCGATTGCAATGACGGCAGCAGATATGGCACTAGCCGGAATTACAAGTCGAATCCCATGTGATGAAGTCATTGATGCGATGTATAAAATCGGTGAAACGATGCCAGTGGCTTTAAGAGAAACAGCTCAAGGAGGATTAGCGGCAACACCAACAGGAAGAGCATTAGAAGTGAAAATTTTTGGAATACCGCTAGATAAAAAATGA
- the recG gene encoding ATP-dependent DNA helicase RecG encodes MIGYANVDVREIKGIGDETAEQLASLGITTVEQLIEYFPYRYEDYSLKDLHDVQHDERVTVAGVIHSEPVARFFGKGKSRITVRVLIGSVLVTAVIFNRSYAKKQLKLGEQITLTGKWDQHRLMITVQEYKIGIHDRNELSPVYSVSGKITVKFLRKMIYEAIKQFADDIPEILPSDMLEKYKLLERKEAIIRLHYPQNANSVKQARRRMVYEEFLLFQLKMQSFRKLSREQSKGIAYAIEQEKVADFKQQLPFSLTEAQQRVINEIINDMINPYRMNRLLQGDVGSGKTIVAACAMFAAFTAGFQSALMVPTEILAEQHFESLQQLFQSYGIHVTLLTSSVKGKKRRERVEQIATGEVHIIVGTHALIQQDVTFHRLGLVITDEQHRFGVEQRRVLRDKGENPDVLFMTATPIPRTLAISVFGDMDVSIIDELPAGRKKIETYWAKHAQFDRVLGFIEKEIEKGRQAYVICPLIEESEKLDVQNAIDVHSMLASYYEKYQVGLMHGRLSSAEKEKVMNEFSENQLQILVSTTVVEVGVNVPNASIMVIYDAERFGLSQLHQLRGRVGRGSHQSYCVLLADPKSEVGKERMKIMTETNDGFVLSEKDLELRGPGDFFGQKQSGLPHFKLADVVHDYRTLEVARQDAAQLVQNNEFWQSESWQWIRQYLQQEGVFDGQKLD; translated from the coding sequence ATGATTGGGTATGCAAATGTTGACGTTAGGGAGATAAAAGGAATCGGTGACGAAACGGCTGAACAGCTTGCGAGTTTAGGAATTACAACAGTGGAACAGTTAATTGAATATTTTCCGTACCGTTATGAGGACTATTCTTTAAAGGACCTTCATGACGTTCAACATGATGAGAGAGTCACTGTAGCAGGTGTTATTCATAGTGAACCCGTTGCTCGTTTTTTTGGAAAAGGAAAATCAAGAATTACTGTTCGTGTATTAATTGGGTCTGTCCTTGTGACCGCTGTTATCTTTAATCGTTCATATGCAAAAAAGCAATTGAAATTAGGGGAACAAATCACATTGACGGGCAAATGGGACCAGCACCGCCTCATGATAACCGTTCAAGAGTATAAAATCGGAATCCACGACCGTAATGAACTTTCACCAGTCTATTCTGTTAGTGGAAAAATAACGGTAAAATTTCTTCGGAAAATGATATATGAGGCAATTAAACAATTTGCAGACGATATTCCTGAAATTCTCCCAAGTGACATGCTAGAAAAGTACAAGCTTCTTGAACGAAAAGAGGCGATTATTCGACTTCACTATCCTCAAAATGCGAACAGTGTGAAACAAGCACGTCGAAGAATGGTGTATGAAGAATTTTTATTGTTTCAACTAAAAATGCAGTCTTTTCGTAAACTATCACGTGAACAATCAAAAGGAATAGCCTATGCGATTGAACAGGAAAAAGTAGCTGATTTTAAACAACAGCTTCCTTTTTCATTAACAGAAGCACAGCAACGAGTCATAAATGAAATCATAAATGACATGATAAATCCATACCGGATGAATCGGCTATTACAAGGTGATGTCGGTTCGGGGAAAACAATTGTTGCCGCATGTGCCATGTTTGCGGCTTTTACTGCTGGTTTCCAATCTGCTTTAATGGTTCCAACAGAAATATTAGCGGAACAGCATTTTGAATCTTTACAACAGCTTTTCCAATCTTATGGAATCCATGTGACATTATTAACAAGTTCAGTTAAAGGGAAGAAACGGCGTGAAAGAGTTGAACAAATTGCAACAGGTGAAGTTCATATTATTGTAGGGACACATGCTCTTATTCAACAGGATGTTACATTTCATCGATTAGGGCTTGTCATCACGGATGAACAACATAGATTTGGCGTTGAACAAAGGCGAGTTCTACGAGATAAAGGAGAAAATCCTGACGTGTTGTTTATGACAGCAACTCCGATTCCAAGAACACTTGCGATATCGGTGTTTGGTGACATGGATGTCTCAATCATAGACGAGCTCCCGGCTGGGCGAAAAAAAATCGAGACGTATTGGGCAAAACATGCGCAATTTGATCGAGTACTCGGTTTTATTGAGAAAGAAATAGAAAAAGGAAGACAAGCATATGTTATCTGTCCACTCATTGAAGAATCAGAGAAACTAGACGTTCAAAATGCCATTGATGTCCATTCAATGCTTGCGTCCTATTATGAGAAATATCAAGTTGGGCTTATGCATGGCCGGCTTTCTTCAGCTGAAAAAGAAAAAGTGATGAATGAATTTAGCGAAAATCAACTTCAAATTCTCGTCTCAACGACAGTTGTTGAAGTAGGTGTTAATGTGCCGAATGCTTCGATTATGGTGATTTATGATGCAGAACGCTTTGGTTTATCTCAACTTCACCAGCTACGAGGACGTGTTGGACGTGGAAGCCATCAATCATATTGCGTTTTATTAGCCGATCCCAAATCAGAAGTCGGAAAAGAAAGAATGAAAATAATGACAGAGACAAATGATGGTTTTGTTCTTTCGGAAAAAGATTTGGAATTACGGGGGCCAGGAGATTTTTTCGGACAAAAACAAAGTGGGCTTCCTCATTTTAAATTAGCCGATGTTGTTCATGATTACAGAACATTGGAAGTCGCAAGGCAAGATGCAGCTCAATTAGTCCAAAATAATGAATTTTGGCAAAGTGAGTCATGGCAATGGATCCGCCAATATTTACAACAGGAAGGCGTTTTTGATGGACAAAAACTCGATTAA
- the rsgA gene encoding ribosome small subunit-dependent GTPase A produces MAKGKIIKALSGFYYVKNDDGVFQCRGRGNFRNRNIKPLVGDIVEFEAENKTDGYILEVFERENEMVRPPIANVEQAILVFSAQEPEFSPLLLNRFLVHIEAHHIIPIICISKVDLLTEEKKHEILNYKADYEKIGYEVVLISSKKKEGLELIKSLFDDKISVIAGQSGVGKSSLLNAINPELLIETNEISTHLGRGKHTTRHVELIPIGTGLVADTPGFSSLDFTTIEADDLSLYFPEMKKEMGNCKFRGCTHTSEPKCAVKAALENGEIAQYRYDHYLEFLEEIKSMKRRY; encoded by the coding sequence TGATGATGGTGTGTTTCAGTGCCGTGGGAGAGGGAATTTTCGTAATCGAAATATTAAACCTTTAGTAGGGGATATCGTTGAATTTGAGGCTGAAAATAAAACAGATGGATATATTCTTGAAGTATTTGAGCGAGAAAATGAAATGGTTCGTCCTCCCATTGCAAATGTAGAACAAGCTATTCTCGTCTTCTCTGCGCAAGAACCAGAATTTAGTCCGTTATTATTGAATCGATTTTTAGTACATATTGAAGCGCATCATATCATTCCGATTATTTGCATTAGTAAAGTTGATTTGTTAACAGAAGAAAAGAAACACGAAATTCTTAACTATAAAGCGGATTATGAAAAAATAGGATATGAAGTTGTCCTTATTTCTAGTAAGAAAAAAGAAGGACTAGAACTTATAAAATCATTGTTTGACGATAAAATTAGTGTCATTGCTGGTCAATCTGGGGTTGGTAAATCCTCTCTGTTAAATGCGATTAATCCAGAGTTACTAATAGAAACAAATGAAATTTCGACTCATTTAGGTCGTGGAAAACATACGACTCGCCATGTCGAGCTTATTCCGATTGGGACAGGCTTGGTAGCAGATACTCCTGGATTTAGCTCGCTTGATTTTACAACTATAGAAGCAGATGATTTATCTTTATATTTTCCAGAGATGAAAAAAGAGATGGGGAATTGTAAATTTCGGGGTTGCACACATACGAGTGAACCAAAATGCGCTGTGAAAGCTGCATTGGAAAATGGAGAAATCGCTCAATATCGGTATGACCACTATTTAGAATTTCTTGAGGAAATTAAAAGTATGAAACGGAGGTACTAG
- the fapR gene encoding transcription factor FapR: MKRTKKDRQRLLQETIEKNPFITDETLAKEFSVSVQTIRLDRMELSIPELRERIKDVAQKQLDDVKALSIEEVIGEIIDLELDKSAISILDIKEEHVFSRNKIARGHHLFAQANSLAVAIINDELALTAKATIRFTRQVTVNERVIAKAKVVKLDKDRTVVEVNSFVENEPVFSGEFVMFRS; the protein is encoded by the coding sequence ATGAAACGAACGAAAAAGGACCGCCAAAGGCTTTTGCAAGAGACGATTGAGAAAAATCCGTTTATTACAGATGAAACGCTCGCGAAAGAATTCTCTGTTAGTGTACAGACGATTCGATTAGATCGAATGGAATTGTCTATTCCAGAACTGCGAGAGAGAATAAAGGATGTTGCTCAAAAACAGTTAGATGATGTGAAAGCTTTGTCAATCGAAGAGGTCATCGGTGAAATTATTGACCTTGAACTAGATAAAAGCGCCATCTCAATCTTGGATATAAAAGAAGAACATGTTTTTTCTCGAAATAAAATCGCAAGAGGTCATCATTTATTTGCGCAAGCAAACTCTTTAGCGGTAGCGATTATTAATGATGAGCTCGCTTTAACTGCAAAAGCAACAATCCGATTCACGCGTCAAGTAACTGTAAATGAACGAGTTATTGCCAAAGCAAAAGTAGTCAAGCTAGATAAAGACAGAACAGTAGTAGAAGTGAACAGCTTTGTTGAAAACGAGCCTGTTTTTTCTGGAGAGTTCGTCATGTTTCGTTCATAG
- the sdaAB gene encoding L-serine ammonia-lyase, iron-sulfur-dependent subunit beta, which translates to MKYRTVFDIIGPVMIGPSSSHTAGAARIGRVARTLFQKQPKWVNISFYGSFAKTYKGHGTDVALVGGILDFDTDDPRITSSFKIANEKGITIKIFEEEAITDHPNTAKVILGDEENELELIGISIGGGKIEIIELNGFELKLSGNHPAILVVHDDTFGVIANVSNIVAKHEINIGHMEVSRKEKGQEALMVIEVDQNVEFDLLQQLESLPNVNKVTKIHD; encoded by the coding sequence ATGAAATATAGAACAGTATTTGATATTATTGGTCCGGTTATGATTGGTCCTTCAAGCTCACACACAGCAGGAGCGGCACGAATTGGGCGTGTGGCAAGAACATTATTTCAAAAACAACCAAAGTGGGTGAACATCTCCTTTTATGGTTCATTTGCAAAAACGTATAAAGGACATGGAACCGATGTGGCATTAGTTGGTGGGATATTAGATTTTGATACAGATGATCCTCGAATTACAAGCTCATTTAAGATAGCAAATGAAAAAGGAATTACGATAAAAATCTTTGAGGAAGAAGCCATTACTGATCACCCGAACACGGCTAAAGTCATTCTTGGTGATGAGGAAAATGAGCTTGAATTAATAGGGATTTCCATCGGCGGAGGAAAAATTGAGATTATTGAACTAAATGGGTTTGAGTTAAAGTTATCAGGAAATCATCCTGCGATATTAGTCGTTCATGATGATACATTTGGCGTAATTGCGAATGTATCAAATATCGTTGCTAAACACGAAATTAATATTGGTCATATGGAAGTTTCTCGAAAAGAAAAAGGGCAAGAAGCATTAATGGTAATTGAAGTAGACCAAAATGTAGAGTTTGACTTATTGCAGCAATTGGAATCGTTACCGAATGTGAATAAAGTAACGAAAATTCACGATTAA
- the rpe gene encoding ribulose-phosphate 3-epimerase: MVKIAPSILSANFATLGAEIKDVEQSGADYIHVDVMDGHFVPNITIGPLVVSAIRPVTDLPLDVHLMIENPDRYIPEFAKSGADIISVHVEACPHLHRTIQLIKDCGVKAGVVLNPATPVDTIQHVISDVDLVLLMTVNPGFGGQRFIESVLPKIHAVSEMAKSKGLTLDIEVDGGVNKDTARRCIEAGANVLVAGSAIYNETDRRTAIAQIRGK, from the coding sequence ATGGTAAAAATTGCACCATCCATTTTATCTGCTAATTTTGCCACACTTGGTGCAGAAATTAAAGATGTTGAGCAAAGCGGAGCAGATTATATTCATGTTGATGTCATGGATGGACATTTTGTCCCCAATATAACGATTGGTCCACTCGTCGTTTCGGCGATTCGACCAGTAACTGATTTACCATTAGATGTACATTTAATGATAGAAAACCCAGATCGATATATTCCAGAATTTGCGAAAAGCGGGGCCGATATTATTTCAGTGCATGTCGAAGCATGTCCACATTTACATCGAACGATTCAACTGATTAAAGATTGCGGTGTTAAAGCAGGTGTTGTTTTAAATCCGGCAACACCTGTTGATACAATTCAGCATGTGATTAGTGATGTTGACTTAGTTTTACTGATGACTGTCAACCCTGGATTTGGAGGACAAAGGTTTATTGAAAGTGTATTACCAAAAATCCATGCTGTGTCTGAGATGGCAAAATCAAAAGGATTAACGTTAGACATCGAAGTTGATGGTGGTGTTAATAAAGACACTGCCCGACGTTGTATCGAGGCTGGAGCGAATGTACTAGTTGCCGGATCGGCTATTTACAATGAAACTGATAGACGAACAGCAATCGCACAAATAAGAGGCAAATAA
- a CDS encoding Asp23/Gls24 family envelope stress response protein, with translation MSIELKTQMGVIEVSKEVVGTIAGGAAVDCYGIVGMASQKQIKDGITELLGKENFQRGVVIREEENEVHIDMYIIVSYGTKISEVAHNVQTKVKYQLEKMLGLTVDSVNIFVQGVRVTNP, from the coding sequence ATGTCAATTGAATTAAAGACGCAAATGGGTGTTATTGAAGTTTCAAAGGAAGTAGTAGGAACGATTGCTGGTGGTGCAGCTGTTGATTGCTATGGCATTGTTGGTATGGCTTCACAAAAACAAATTAAAGATGGAATAACCGAATTATTAGGCAAAGAAAATTTCCAACGTGGAGTTGTCATTCGAGAAGAAGAAAATGAAGTACATATTGATATGTACATTATTGTGAGTTACGGTACAAAAATTTCAGAAGTTGCTCATAATGTGCAAACGAAGGTGAAATACCAGTTAGAAAAAATGTTAGGTTTGACTGTAGATTCAGTTAACATCTTTGTTCAAGGAGTTCGGGTTACTAACCCTTAA
- a CDS encoding DAK2 domain-containing protein, which translates to MSSKVINGQLLAHMFIEGAANLSKHAKKVDSLNVFPVPDGDTGTNMNLSITSGVKEVKAASKDKATSVAMAFSKGLLMGARGNSGVILSQLFRGFSKALEGKQDISGKDLAKAFDLGVTTAYKAVMKPVEGTILTVAKDSAKKAIAVKQDDATAVMEAVVKEGRASLKRTPDLLPVLKEVGVVDSGGQGLLYIYEGFLAILKGEKVSDGAEDAPSMEDLVKMEHHNVQSQLSTEDIEFGYCTEVMVKFEEEKLKLHPYNESKFRHELSEIGDSLLVVSDEELLKIHIHAETPGEVLSKAQRYGSFLNVKVDNMREQHTNLLDVTKAVYETEEKPKENKPFGIVTVSMGEGIASLFKGIGADVVIAGGQTMNPSTEDIVKAIRDVHADTVFVLPNNGNIIMAAEQAAKVADQEVIVIPSKSVPQGLSALLTFNPSGNAEDNANAMKEAMGGVQTGLVTFAVRDTNLDGVEIKKDDFMGIAEKKIVSSGPSMNEVAKQLVDQMVNEDTELLTLIWGEGATEQSANELAEYIQTVSEDIEVEIHEGKQPLYSYIFAIE; encoded by the coding sequence GTGTCAAGTAAGGTTATTAATGGTCAGTTATTGGCGCATATGTTTATTGAAGGTGCAGCCAATTTATCAAAACATGCAAAAAAAGTAGATTCTTTAAATGTGTTTCCAGTTCCAGATGGAGATACAGGGACAAATATGAACTTATCGATTACATCTGGTGTGAAAGAAGTAAAAGCCGCTTCTAAAGATAAGGCAACCTCTGTCGCAATGGCTTTTTCAAAAGGGTTATTGATGGGCGCAAGAGGAAATTCAGGTGTCATTTTGTCGCAGTTGTTCCGCGGATTTTCTAAAGCACTTGAAGGGAAACAAGACATTAGTGGAAAAGATTTAGCAAAAGCATTTGACCTAGGGGTAACTACAGCCTACAAAGCTGTTATGAAGCCTGTAGAAGGGACAATCTTAACGGTTGCCAAAGATAGTGCGAAAAAAGCAATAGCCGTAAAGCAAGATGATGCAACAGCTGTTATGGAAGCCGTTGTGAAGGAAGGAAGAGCTTCTTTAAAAAGAACACCAGACTTATTACCCGTATTAAAAGAAGTTGGGGTAGTTGATTCTGGTGGACAAGGATTGCTTTATATTTACGAAGGATTTCTTGCCATTTTAAAAGGGGAAAAAGTTTCTGATGGTGCAGAAGATGCACCTTCAATGGAAGATTTAGTGAAAATGGAGCATCACAATGTTCAAAGTCAACTTTCTACTGAAGATATTGAATTTGGATATTGTACCGAAGTAATGGTGAAGTTTGAAGAAGAAAAATTGAAACTCCATCCATATAACGAATCAAAATTTCGCCATGAGTTAAGCGAAATAGGGGATTCATTGCTCGTTGTATCAGATGAAGAACTTTTAAAAATACATATCCATGCTGAAACTCCAGGGGAAGTATTATCAAAAGCACAGCGATATGGAAGTTTTCTTAACGTAAAAGTGGACAACATGAGAGAACAGCATACTAATCTTTTGGATGTGACAAAAGCAGTGTATGAAACGGAAGAAAAGCCGAAGGAAAATAAACCTTTTGGCATTGTTACCGTTTCCATGGGGGAAGGAATTGCTTCTTTATTTAAAGGAATCGGAGCCGATGTTGTTATCGCCGGCGGACAAACAATGAACCCTAGCACAGAAGATATTGTCAAAGCCATTCGAGATGTTCATGCAGATACCGTTTTTGTTCTTCCTAATAACGGAAACATTATAATGGCAGCAGAGCAAGCAGCAAAAGTTGCTGATCAAGAAGTAATAGTGATTCCTTCTAAATCTGTACCACAAGGGTTATCAGCGCTATTAACATTTAACCCGAGTGGAAATGCTGAAGATAATGCAAACGCGATGAAAGAAGCTATGGGAGGAGTGCAAACAGGCTTAGTGACATTTGCGGTCCGCGACACAAACTTAGACGGTGTTGAAATTAAAAAAGATGATTTTATGGGAATTGCAGAAAAGAAAATTGTTAGTTCTGGCCCTTCTATGAATGAAGTAGCCAAACAGCTAGTCGACCAAATGGTAAATGAAGATACGGAGCTTCTCACGTTAATTTGGGGTGAAGGAGCTACAGAACAAAGTGCTAATGAACTAGCAGAATATATACAAACTGTATCTGAAGATATAGAAGTTGAGATACATGAAGGAAAGCAACCACTATATTCTTATATTTTTGCGATAGAATAA